A section of the Girardinichthys multiradiatus isolate DD_20200921_A chromosome 5, DD_fGirMul_XY1, whole genome shotgun sequence genome encodes:
- the LOC124867802 gene encoding mucin-2-like isoform X4 translates to MTSLPLNTASPSVTAASPAANMTSPPINTASPSDSPAPPAANMTSPPINTASPSDSPAPPAANMTSLPLNTASPSVTAASPAANMTSPPINTASPSDSPAPPAANITSPPLNPASPSVSPTPAAANMTSPPINTASPSDSPAPPAANMTSPPINTASPSDSPAPPAANMTSLPLNTASPSVTPTSPAANMTSPPINTASPSASPAPPATNITSPPINTASPSDSPAPPATNMTSLPLNTASPSVTPTSPAANMTSPPINTASPSASPAPPATNITSPPINTASPSVSPASPAANMTSPPINTASPSVSPASPAANMTSPPINTASPSASPAPPATNITLPPINTASPSVTAASPAANMTSTPINTASPSVSPAPPAVNMTSPALNPTSAPVGPTSPTVNLTSPPLNTTSPLVSSASPGVNITSPPLNSALPSVSPASPAANMTTPPHNLTSPPISPASPAVNMTSPPLNTVSFSVSSASPAVDMTSSSPNTTSPSITISSTHPISTSPPENATSQQMSKTSPLVDVTSPSTLSPVIQTSAPSNATSPLTLPSTIRTTVTTATPTTTTTTTTTPAPPPEPKIKLEFKVKETFTDDLNVKDSPRYKELEKTTTTVLNEVYSIQFGDSYIRSVINGFSPGSIVVNSELIFNNATALPNTSDVSEALKNATTNPAFNLSVDISSIVVAVVLPPTEPPTTTTVPTAGTTSVNSTSVTGNGTSTQTITPTTATTATTATTATTATTATTPAVPADSKLNLEFRLNQGFTTDLDNSASSAFQSLSQSLTRQLNDIYRRRFAAFLRVLIKAFRRGSVIVDSELIFANASSVPNPSDAANTLVEAHNTSSFNFTLNITSVAVTSLETTTVLPTTVNSTVSLGNGTSTQTITPTTATTATTATTATTATTTTTATTATTPAVPADSKLNLEFRLNQGFTTDLDNSASSAFQSLSQSLTRQLNDIYRRRFAAFLRVLIKAFRRGSVIVDSELIFANASSVPNPSDAANTLVEAHNTSSFNFTLNITSVAVTSLETTTVLPTTVNSTVSPGNGTSTQTITLNTATTATTATTATTATTTTTATTATTPAVPADSKLNLEFRLNQGFTTDLDNSASPAFQSLSQSLTRQLNYIYRRRFSAFLRVLIKAFRRGSVIVDSELIFANASSVPNPSVAANILVEAHNTSNFNFSLNITSVVVTRLENTTTSTTVTPTVSPVSPATNMTSPPNNVTSTPVSPISPATNMTSSSTHNVTSTPVSPISPATNMTSPPNKTTSITVNTISPAGNETSTQTITPTTATTATTATTATTATTATTPAVPADSKLNLEFRLNQGFTTDLDNSASPAFQSLSQSLTRQLNDIYRRRFAAFLRVLIKAFRRGSVIVDSELIFANASSVPNPSDAANTLVEAHNTSSFNFSLNITSVVVTRLENTTTSTTVTPTVSPATGTTAIAISATTTTATTTASTNPPSASEGSLSIKFSLNEPFTSDLANNASATFIKLASTVVTEINRICGKLFSRFSRSRVNSFTEGSVVTNMTLVFRDRSSVPTLSAVLSQLAGALLTSPVLQYINGTLVVVTSNSAALPTMGGLTVFSLTMVAVAQMLLNS, encoded by the exons ATGACTTCACTTCCTCTTAATACAGCTTCACCCTCAGTCACTGCAGCATCACCAGCAGCCAACATGACTTCACCTCCTATTAATACAGCTTCACCCTCAGACAGTCCAGCACCACCAGCAGCCAACATGACTTCACCTCCTATTAATACAGCTTCACCCTCAGACAGTCCAGCACCACCAGCAGCCAACATGACTTCACTTCCTCTTAATACAGCTTCACCCTCAGTCACTGCAGCATCACCAGCAGCCAACATGACTTCACCTCCTATTAATACAGCTTCACCCTCAGACAGTCCAGCACCACCAGCAGCCAACATAACTTCACCTCCTCTCAATCCAGCTTCACCCTCAGTCAgtccaacaccagcagcagccAACATGACTTCACCTCCTATTAATACAGCTTCACCCTCAGACAGTCCAGCACCACCAGCAGCCAACATGACTTCACCTCCTATTAATACAGCTTCACCCTCAGACAGTCCAGCACCACCAGCAGCCAACATGACTTCACTTCCTCTTAATACAGCTTCACCCTCAGTCACTCCAACATCACCAGCAGCCAACATGACTTCACCTCCTATTAATACAGCTTCACCCTCAGCCAGTCCAGCACCACCAGCAACCAACATAACTTCACCTCCCATTAATACAGCTTCACCCTCAGACAGTCCAGCACCACCAGCAACCAACATGACTTCACTTCCTCTTAATACAGCGTCACCCTCAGTCACTCCAACATCACCAGCAGCCAACATGACTTCACCTCCTATTAATACAGCTTCACCCTCAGCCAGTCCAGCACCACCAGCAACCAACATAACTTCACCTCCCATTAATACAGCTTCACCCTCAGTCAGTCCAGCATCACCAGCAGCCAACATGACTTCACCTCCTATTAATACAGCTTCACCCTCAGTCAGTCCAGCATCACCAGCAGCCAACATGACTTCACCTCCTATTAATACAGCTTCACCCTCAGCCAGTCCAGCACCACCAGCAACCAACATAACTTTACCTCCCATTAATACAGCTTCACCCTCAGTCACTGCAGCATCACCAGCAGCCAACATGACTTCAACTCCTATTAACACAGCTTCACCCTCAGTCAGTCCAGCACCACCAGCAGTCAACATGACTTCACCCGCTCTCAATCCAACTTCTGCACCAGTTGGACCAACATCACCAACAGTCAACTTGACCTCACCTCCACTCAATACAACCTCACCACTGGTCAGTTCAGCATCACCAGGAGTCAATATAACTTCACCTCCTCTCAATTCAGCCTTACCCTCAGTCAGTCCAGCATCACCAGCAGCCAACATGACTACACCCCCTCACAATTTAACTTCTCCACCTATCAGTCCAGCATCACCAGCAGTCAACATGACCTCACCTCCTCTCAATACAGTTTCCTTCTCAGTGAGTTCAGCATCACCAGCAGTCGACATGACTTCATCTTCTCCCAACACAACTTCACCATCAATCACCATAAGCTCAACACACCCCATCTCCACATCTCCACCAG AAAATGCAACTTCACAGCAAATGAGTAAGACCTCACCACTAGTCGACGTAACTTCACCATCTACTCTGTCACCCGTCATCCAAACCTCAGCACCAAGCAATGCAACTTCCCCATTAACGTTACCATCAACTATAAGAACAACTGTTACAACTGCTACTCCAACTACAACTACAACCACAACCACAACACCTGCCCCACCACCAGAGCCAAAAATTAAGTTAGAATTTAAGGTGAAGGAGACATTCACAGACGATTTGAATGTCAAAGATTCACCAAGGTACAAAGAACTTGAGAAAACAACGACCACAGTG CTTAATGAGGTCTATTCCATTCAATTTGGGGATAGTTACATTCGATCTGTCATCAACGGATTCAG TCCAGGATCAATTGTGGTTAACTCTGAGCTGATATTCAATAATGCCACAGCACTACCAAATACCAGTGATGTGAGTGAAGCTTTAAAGAATGCGACCACTAACCCAGCTTTCAACCTCTCTGTCGACATATCTTCTATTGTTGTAGCAG ttGTATTACCTCCAACTGAACCACCAACAACAACTACAGTCCCAACTGCAGGAACAACATCAGTGAATTCAACTTCTGTTACAG GCAATGGGACATCAACACAAACAATTACTCCAACTACTGCTACAACTGCAACTACTGCTACAACTGCAACTACTGCTACAACTGCAACAACGCCTGCTGTTCCGGCAGATTCAAAACTCAATCTGGAATTTAGGTTGAACCAAGGGTTTACCACTGACCTGGATAACTCTGCATCATCAGCTTTTCAGAGCTTATCACAGTCACTAACACGCCAA CTTAATGACATCTACAGGCGTAGATTTGCGGCCTTCCTGCGAGTTCTGATCAAGGCTTTCAG GCGTGGTTCAGTTATAGTTGATTCTGAGCTGATATTTGCAAATGCAAGCTCTGTGCCAAACCCTAGCGATGCAGCAAATACTCTGGTGGAAGCACATAACACTTCCAGTTTCAACTTCACGCTGAACATTACAAGTGTTGCTGTGACAA GTCTTGAGACTACAACTGTTCTACCCACAACAGTAAATTCAACTGTTTCACTAG GCAATGGGACATCAACACAAACAATTACTCCAACTACTGCTACAACTGCAACTACTGCTACAACTGCAACTACTGCTACAACTACAACTACTGCTACAACTGCAACAACGCCTGCTGTTCCGGCAGATTCAAAACTCAATCTGGAATTTAGGTTGAACCAAGGGTTTACCACTGACCTGGATAACTCTGCATCATCAGCTTTTCAGAGCTTATCACAGTCACTAACACGCCAA CTTAATGACATCTACAGGCGTAGATTTGCGGCCTTCCTGCGAGTTCTGATCAAGGCTTTCAG GCGTGGTTCAGTTATAGTTGATTCTGAGCTGATATTTGCAAATGCAAGCTCTGTGCCAAACCCTAGCGATGCAGCAAATACTCTGGTGGAAGCACATAACACTTCCAGTTTCAACTTCACGCTGAACATTACAAGTGTTGCTGTGACAA gTCTTGAGACTACAACTGTTCTACCCACAACAGTAAATTCAACTGTTTCACCAG GCAATGGGACATCAACACAAACAATTACTCTAAATACTGCTACAACTGCAACTACTGCTACAACTGCAACTACTGCTACAACTACAACTACTGCTACAACTGCAACAACGCCTGCTGTTCCGGCAGATTCAAAACTCAATCTGGAATTTAGGTTGAACCAAGGGTTTACCACTGACCTGGACAACTCTGCATCACCAGCTTTTCAGAGCTTATCACAGTCACTAACACGCCAA CTTAATTACATCTACAGGCGTAGATTTTCGGCCTTCCTGCGAGTTCTGATCAAGGCTTTCAG GCGTGGTTCAGTTATAGTTGATTCTGAGCTAATATTTGCAAATGCAAGCTCTGTGCCAAACCCTAGCGTAGCAGCAAATATTCTGGTGGAAGCACATAACACTTCCAACTTCAACTTCTCGCTGAACATTACAAGTGTTGTTGTGACAC GCCTGGAAAATACAACAACTTCGACAACAGTGACTCCAACTGTTTCACCAG TATCACCAGCAACCAACATGACCTCACCACCAAACAATGTAACATCAACCCCAGTCAGTCCAATATCACCAGCAACCAACATGACCTCATCTTCAACACACAATGTAACATCAACCCCAGTCAGTCCAATATCACCAGCAACCAACATGACCTCACCACCAAACAAAACTACCTCAATAACAGTCAATACAATATCACCAGCAG GCAATGAGACATCAACACAAACAATTACTCCAACTACTGCTACAACTGCAACTACTGCTACAACTGCAACTACTGCTACAACTGCAACAACGCCTGCTGTTCCGGCAGATTCAAAACTCAATCTGGAATTTAGGTTGAACCAAGGGTTTACCACTGACCTGGATAACTCTGCATCACCAGCTTTTCAGAGCTTATCACAGTCACTAACACGCCAA CTTAATGACATCTACAGGCGTAGATTTGCGGCCTTCCTGCGAGTTCTGATCAAGGCTTTCAG GCGTGGTTCAGTTATAGTTGATTCTGAGCTGATATTTGCAAATGCAAGCTCTGTGCCAAACCCTAGCGATGCAGCAAATACTCTGGTGGAAGCACATAACACTTCCAGTTTCAACTTCTCGCTGAACATTACAAGTGTTGTTGTGACAC GCCTGGAAAATACAACAACTTCGACAACAGTGACTCCAACTGTTTCACCAG CAACAGGAACTACAGCCATTGCAATTTCAGCTACAACTACAACAGCAACTACTACAGCATCCACAAATCCTCCATCAGCCTCTGAGGGAAGCCTTAGCATTAAATTCAGTCTCAACGAACCCTTCACATCAGATCTAGCCAACAACGCCTCGGCAACATTCATCAAACTGGCTTCAACTGTGGTCACAGAG ATCAACAGAATTTGCGGAAAATTGTTTTCCCGATTCAGTCGCTCCCGCGTCAATTCATTCAC gGAGGGATCTGTGGTTACCAACATGACTCTTGTGTTCAGAGACCGTTCTTCAGTTCCTACTTTATCCGCTGTTCTGTCACAACTAGCTGGTGCACTACTTACTTCTCCCGTCCTGCAATATATAAATGGCACCCTGGTTGTAG TAACATCAAACAGCGCTGCTCTACCCACTATGGGCGGATTAACTGTCTTCTCACTGACCATGGTGGCTGTGGCACAGATGCTGCTTAACTCCTAG
- the LOC124867802 gene encoding mucin-5AC-like isoform X7, with translation MAPGIFLLLLAGLIGATTTETANNQTTVSPFNSTLHDNDLTTLTSVNATESQADGTVTAHQATQATASVNATESQADGTVTAHQATQATASVNATESQADGTVTAHQATQATASVNATESQADGTVTAHQATQATASVNATESQADGTVTAHQATQATASGNATSEAVTNIATMPSITTIPVSFSVSSASPAVDMTSSSPNTTSPSITISSTHPISTSPPENATSQQMSKTSPLVDVTSPSTLSPVIQTSAPSNATSPLTLPSTIRTTVTTATPTTTTTTTTTPAPPPEPKIKLEFKVKETFTDDLNVKDSPRYKELEKTTTTVLNEVYSIQFGDSYIRSVINGFSPGSIVVNSELIFNNATALPNTSDVSEALKNATTNPAFNLSVDISSIVVAVVLPPTEPPTTTTVPTAGTTSVNSTSVTGNGTSTQTITPTTATTATTATTATTATTATTPAVPADSKLNLEFRLNQGFTTDLDNSASSAFQSLSQSLTRQLNDIYRRRFAAFLRVLIKAFRRGSVIVDSELIFANASSVPNPSDAANTLVEAHNTSSFNFTLNITSVAVTSLETTTVLPTTVNSTVSLGNGTSTQTITPTTATTATTATTATTATTTTTATTATTPAVPADSKLNLEFRLNQGFTTDLDNSASSAFQSLSQSLTRQLNDIYRRRFAAFLRVLIKAFRRGSVIVDSELIFANASSVPNPSDAANTLVEAHNTSSFNFTLNITSVAVTSLETTTVLPTTVNSTVSPASPATNMTSPPNNVTSTPVSPISPATNMTSPPNNVTSTPVSPISPATNMTSPPNNVTSTPVSPISPATNMTSPPNNVTSTPVSPISPATNMTSPPNNVTSTPVSPISPATNMTSPPNKTTSITVNTISPAGNGTSTQTITLNTATTATTATTATTATTTTTATTATTPAVPADSKLNLEFRLNQGFTTDLDNSASPAFQSLSQSLTRQLNYIYRRRFSAFLRVLIKAFRRGSVIVDSELIFANASSVPNPSVAANILVEAHNTSNFNFSLNITSVVVTRLENTTTSTTVTPTVSPVSPATNMTSPPNNVTSTPVSPISPATNMTSSSTHNVTSTPVSPISPATNMTSPPNKTTSITVNTISPAGNETSTQTITPTTATTATTATTATTATTATTPAVPADSKLNLEFRLNQGFTTDLDNSASPAFQSLSQSLTRQLNDIYRRRFAAFLRVLIKAFRRGSVIVDSELIFANASSVPNPSDAANTLVEAHNTSSFNFSLNITSVVVTRLENTTTSTTVTPTVSPATGTTAIAISATTTTATTTASTNPPSASEGSLSIKFSLNEPFTSDLANNASATFIKLASTVVTEINRICGKLFSRFSRSRVNSFTEGSVVTNMTLVFRDRSSVPTLSAVLSQLAGALLTSPVLQYINGTLVVVTSNSAALPTMGGLTVFSLTMVAVAQMLLNS, from the exons TCAATGCAACAGAGTCACAAGCTGATGGAACCGTAACTGCACATCAAGCGACTCAGGCAACAGCCTCAG TCAATGCAACAGAGTCACAAGCTGATGGAACCGTAACTGCACATCAAGCGACTCAGGCAACAGCCTCAG TCAATGCAACAGAGTCACAAGCTGATGGAACCGTAACTGCACATCAAGCGACTCAGGCAACAGCCTCAG TCAATGCAACAGAGTCACAAGCTGATGGAACCGTAACTGCACATCAAGCGACTCAGGCAACAGCCTCAG GGAATGCAACTTCAGAGGCAGTCACTAACATAGCAACTATGCCATCAATCACCACCATACCAG TTTCCTTCTCAGTGAGTTCAGCATCACCAGCAGTCGACATGACTTCATCTTCTCCCAACACAACTTCACCATCAATCACCATAAGCTCAACACACCCCATCTCCACATCTCCACCAG AAAATGCAACTTCACAGCAAATGAGTAAGACCTCACCACTAGTCGACGTAACTTCACCATCTACTCTGTCACCCGTCATCCAAACCTCAGCACCAAGCAATGCAACTTCCCCATTAACGTTACCATCAACTATAAGAACAACTGTTACAACTGCTACTCCAACTACAACTACAACCACAACCACAACACCTGCCCCACCACCAGAGCCAAAAATTAAGTTAGAATTTAAGGTGAAGGAGACATTCACAGACGATTTGAATGTCAAAGATTCACCAAGGTACAAAGAACTTGAGAAAACAACGACCACAGTG CTTAATGAGGTCTATTCCATTCAATTTGGGGATAGTTACATTCGATCTGTCATCAACGGATTCAG TCCAGGATCAATTGTGGTTAACTCTGAGCTGATATTCAATAATGCCACAGCACTACCAAATACCAGTGATGTGAGTGAAGCTTTAAAGAATGCGACCACTAACCCAGCTTTCAACCTCTCTGTCGACATATCTTCTATTGTTGTAGCAG ttGTATTACCTCCAACTGAACCACCAACAACAACTACAGTCCCAACTGCAGGAACAACATCAGTGAATTCAACTTCTGTTACAG GCAATGGGACATCAACACAAACAATTACTCCAACTACTGCTACAACTGCAACTACTGCTACAACTGCAACTACTGCTACAACTGCAACAACGCCTGCTGTTCCGGCAGATTCAAAACTCAATCTGGAATTTAGGTTGAACCAAGGGTTTACCACTGACCTGGATAACTCTGCATCATCAGCTTTTCAGAGCTTATCACAGTCACTAACACGCCAA CTTAATGACATCTACAGGCGTAGATTTGCGGCCTTCCTGCGAGTTCTGATCAAGGCTTTCAG GCGTGGTTCAGTTATAGTTGATTCTGAGCTGATATTTGCAAATGCAAGCTCTGTGCCAAACCCTAGCGATGCAGCAAATACTCTGGTGGAAGCACATAACACTTCCAGTTTCAACTTCACGCTGAACATTACAAGTGTTGCTGTGACAA GTCTTGAGACTACAACTGTTCTACCCACAACAGTAAATTCAACTGTTTCACTAG GCAATGGGACATCAACACAAACAATTACTCCAACTACTGCTACAACTGCAACTACTGCTACAACTGCAACTACTGCTACAACTACAACTACTGCTACAACTGCAACAACGCCTGCTGTTCCGGCAGATTCAAAACTCAATCTGGAATTTAGGTTGAACCAAGGGTTTACCACTGACCTGGATAACTCTGCATCATCAGCTTTTCAGAGCTTATCACAGTCACTAACACGCCAA CTTAATGACATCTACAGGCGTAGATTTGCGGCCTTCCTGCGAGTTCTGATCAAGGCTTTCAG GCGTGGTTCAGTTATAGTTGATTCTGAGCTGATATTTGCAAATGCAAGCTCTGTGCCAAACCCTAGCGATGCAGCAAATACTCTGGTGGAAGCACATAACACTTCCAGTTTCAACTTCACGCTGAACATTACAAGTGTTGCTGTGACAA gTCTTGAGACTACAACTGTTCTACCCACAACAGTAAATTCAACTGTTTCACCAG CATCACCAGCAACCAACATGACCTCACCACCAAACAATGTAACATCAACCCCAGTCAGTCCAATATCACCAGCAACCAACATGACCTCACCACCAAACAATGTAACATCAACCCCAGTCAGTCCAATATCACCAGCAACCAACATGACCTCACCACCAAACAATGTAACATCAACCCCAGTCAGTCCAATATCACCAGCAACCAACATGACCTCACCACCAAACAATGTAACATCAACCCCAGTCAGTCCAATATCACCAGCAACCAACATGACCTCACCACCAAACAATGTAACATCAACCCCAGTCAGTCCAATATCACCAGCAACCAACATGACCTCACCACCAAACAAAACTACCTCAATAACAGTCAATACAATATCACCAGCAG GCAATGGGACATCAACACAAACAATTACTCTAAATACTGCTACAACTGCAACTACTGCTACAACTGCAACTACTGCTACAACTACAACTACTGCTACAACTGCAACAACGCCTGCTGTTCCGGCAGATTCAAAACTCAATCTGGAATTTAGGTTGAACCAAGGGTTTACCACTGACCTGGACAACTCTGCATCACCAGCTTTTCAGAGCTTATCACAGTCACTAACACGCCAA CTTAATTACATCTACAGGCGTAGATTTTCGGCCTTCCTGCGAGTTCTGATCAAGGCTTTCAG GCGTGGTTCAGTTATAGTTGATTCTGAGCTAATATTTGCAAATGCAAGCTCTGTGCCAAACCCTAGCGTAGCAGCAAATATTCTGGTGGAAGCACATAACACTTCCAACTTCAACTTCTCGCTGAACATTACAAGTGTTGTTGTGACAC GCCTGGAAAATACAACAACTTCGACAACAGTGACTCCAACTGTTTCACCAG TATCACCAGCAACCAACATGACCTCACCACCAAACAATGTAACATCAACCCCAGTCAGTCCAATATCACCAGCAACCAACATGACCTCATCTTCAACACACAATGTAACATCAACCCCAGTCAGTCCAATATCACCAGCAACCAACATGACCTCACCACCAAACAAAACTACCTCAATAACAGTCAATACAATATCACCAGCAG GCAATGAGACATCAACACAAACAATTACTCCAACTACTGCTACAACTGCAACTACTGCTACAACTGCAACTACTGCTACAACTGCAACAACGCCTGCTGTTCCGGCAGATTCAAAACTCAATCTGGAATTTAGGTTGAACCAAGGGTTTACCACTGACCTGGATAACTCTGCATCACCAGCTTTTCAGAGCTTATCACAGTCACTAACACGCCAA CTTAATGACATCTACAGGCGTAGATTTGCGGCCTTCCTGCGAGTTCTGATCAAGGCTTTCAG GCGTGGTTCAGTTATAGTTGATTCTGAGCTGATATTTGCAAATGCAAGCTCTGTGCCAAACCCTAGCGATGCAGCAAATACTCTGGTGGAAGCACATAACACTTCCAGTTTCAACTTCTCGCTGAACATTACAAGTGTTGTTGTGACAC GCCTGGAAAATACAACAACTTCGACAACAGTGACTCCAACTGTTTCACCAG CAACAGGAACTACAGCCATTGCAATTTCAGCTACAACTACAACAGCAACTACTACAGCATCCACAAATCCTCCATCAGCCTCTGAGGGAAGCCTTAGCATTAAATTCAGTCTCAACGAACCCTTCACATCAGATCTAGCCAACAACGCCTCGGCAACATTCATCAAACTGGCTTCAACTGTGGTCACAGAG ATCAACAGAATTTGCGGAAAATTGTTTTCCCGATTCAGTCGCTCCCGCGTCAATTCATTCAC gGAGGGATCTGTGGTTACCAACATGACTCTTGTGTTCAGAGACCGTTCTTCAGTTCCTACTTTATCCGCTGTTCTGTCACAACTAGCTGGTGCACTACTTACTTCTCCCGTCCTGCAATATATAAATGGCACCCTGGTTGTAG TAACATCAAACAGCGCTGCTCTACCCACTATGGGCGGATTAACTGTCTTCTCACTGACCATGGTGGCTGTGGCACAGATGCTGCTTAACTCCTAG